One genomic window of Serinus canaria isolate serCan28SL12 chromosome 4, serCan2020, whole genome shotgun sequence includes the following:
- the ADRA2C gene encoding alpha-2C adrenergic receptor, with the protein MDLLLLVNTSLGSPNESLALPPASPSSSALLQPPSPYSPAAVASLAAVVGFLIVFTIVGNVLVVIAVLTSRALRAPQNLFLVSLASADILVATLVMPFSLANELMNYWYFGKAWCNIYLALDVLFCTSSIVHLCAISLDRYWSVTQAVEYNLKRTPRRIKAIILTVWLISAIISFPPLISVYRDPEGDVFPQCKLNDETWYILSSCIGSFFAPCLIMVLVYIRIYRVAKLRTRTLSEKRTMPEGSSQTENGLSRAAGGCTSLRMQLGENGHYSVHHWRKASELEDIELEESSTSESRRRRSREEHRRKSKSQSFSYSYSSKHSSSRLSRASNRSMQFFSYRRRRKRSSICRKKVAQAREKRFTFVLAVVMGVFVVCWFPFFFSYSLYGICREACEVPETLFKFFFWIGYCNSSLNPVIYTIFNQDFRRSFKHILFKKKKKNFRH; encoded by the coding sequence ATGGATCTGCTGCTGTTGGTGAACACGAGCCTGGGCTCCCCCAACGAGTCCCTGGCGCTGCCCCCCGCCTCGCCGTCCTCCTCGGCCCTCCTGCAGCCGCCCTCCCCCTACTCGCCGGCGGCCGTGGCCAGCCTGGCGGCGGTGGTGGGCTTCCTCATCGTCTTCACCATCGTGGGCAACGTGCTGGTGGTGATAGCTGTGCTCACCAGCCGGGCGCTGAGAGCCCCCCAGAACCTCTtcctggtgtccctggccaGCGCGGACATCCTGGTGGCTACCCTGGTCATGCCTTTCTCCTTAGCCAACGAGCTTATGAATTACTGGTACTTCGGCAAGGCTTGGTGTAACATTTACCTGGCGCTGGACGTGCTGTTCTGTACCTCGTCCATCGTCCACCTGTGTGCCATCAGCCTCGACAGGTATTGGTCGGTCACACAGGCGGTGGAGTACAACCTCAAACGGACACCGCGGCGGATCAAGGCCATCATCCTCACCGTGTGGCTCATTTCAGCCATCATCTCCTTCCCGCCATTGATCTCCGTGTACCGGGACCCTGAAGGAGATGTCTTTCCCCAGTGCAAGCTCAATGACGAGACATGGTACATCCTTTCTTCTTGCATTGGCTCTTTCTTTGCCCCCTGCCTCATCATGGTGTTGGTCTATATCCGCATCTACCGCGTGGCCAAGCTAAGGACCAGGACCCTCTCTGAGAAGCGTACGATGCCAGAGGGGTCCTCCCAGACTGAGAACGGCTTGAGCCGCGCTGCCGGCGGCTGCACGTCCCTGAGGATGCAGCTGGGAGAGAACGGACATTATTCGGTGCACCACTGGCGCAAAGCCTCTGAGCTGGAGGACAttgagctggaggagagcagcacctCAGAGAGCAGGCGGAGGCGGAGCCGGGAGGAGCATCGCCGCAAAAGCAAGAGCCAGTCCTTCTCCTACTCGTACTCCTCCAAGCACTCCAGCAGCCGCCTGTCCCGTGCGAGCAATCGCTCCATGCAGTTCTTCTCGTACCGCCGCCGCCGGAAGCGTAGCAGCATCTGCCGTAAGAAAGTCGCCCAGGCCCGGGAGAAACGCTTCACTTTTGTGCTGGCTGTGGTCATGGGGGTCTTTGTAGTTTGCTGgttcccttttttcttcagctacAGCCTCTATGGTATTTGCCGGGAGGCATGTGAGGTCCCCGAGACTCTCTTCAAGTTCTTCTTCTGGATTGGGTATTGCAATAGCTCCCTCAACCCAGTCATCTACACCATCTTCAACCAGGACTTCCGCAGGTCCTTTAAACACATTCTttttaagaagaagaagaagaacttCCGGCAttga